One window of the Mycobacterium haemophilum DSM 44634 genome contains the following:
- a CDS encoding LysE/ArgO family amino acid transporter — translation MTSPLLLGFMTGMALIVAIGAQNAFVLRQGIQRQHVLAVVAVCAVSDLVLIAAGVAGFGALVTTYPDVVAMTKFAGAAFLTCYGLLAARRACRPSGLQPADAAPARLVSVVLAGLGFTWLNPHVYLDTVVLLGTMANQHRGERWLFGMGAVAANTVWFTALGFGARGLHGLFARPSAWRVLDGFIAATMIGLAVATVRC, via the coding sequence GTGACTTCCCCCTTGCTGCTTGGCTTTATGACCGGGATGGCGCTGATCGTGGCGATCGGCGCTCAGAACGCCTTCGTGCTGCGCCAAGGGATCCAGCGGCAACATGTGCTGGCCGTGGTGGCAGTGTGCGCGGTCTCCGATCTCGTACTGATCGCAGCCGGCGTGGCCGGATTCGGCGCGCTGGTTACCACCTATCCCGACGTCGTCGCAATGACGAAGTTCGCCGGAGCGGCGTTCCTCACCTGTTATGGCCTGCTGGCGGCCCGACGCGCGTGCCGTCCCAGCGGCCTGCAGCCCGCCGACGCCGCACCGGCGCGACTGGTCAGCGTGGTGCTGGCCGGCCTGGGCTTCACCTGGCTCAACCCGCACGTGTACCTCGACACCGTGGTGCTGCTCGGCACGATGGCCAACCAGCATCGTGGTGAGCGCTGGCTATTCGGCATGGGCGCGGTAGCGGCCAACACCGTATGGTTCACCGCGCTCGGGTTCGGTGCGCGCGGGCTGCACGGGTTGTTCGCCCGGCCCAGCGCCTGGCGCGTCCTCGACGGGTTCATCGCGGCCACCATGATCGGCCTCGCCGTCGCAACGGTGCGGTGCTAA
- a CDS encoding flavin-containing monooxygenase gives MTSQGADADYVDVVIVGAGISGLDAAYRLTERNPHLTYTIVERRARIGGTWDLFRYPGVRSDSSIFTLSFPFEPWTRREAVADGAHIREYLTATARKYGIDRHIRFNSSVCAANWDSATDTWTITVDDCGRQQRLCSRFVFFGSGYYDYDEGYTPDFPGIEQFGGAVVHPQHWPDELDYTGKKMVVIGSGATAVTLIPSLTDRAEKVTMLQRSPTYLMSASKYSKFAFVSRKMLPRRASHSIIRMYNALQEAVLWFISRKTPAVVKWIARRTAVNNLPDGYDVDTHFKPRYQPWDQRMCLIPDADLYLAIAAGRVEVVTDHIDHFDTTGIALQSGGHLDADIIITATGLQLQAFGGAAISLDGIKINPCDRFVYKAHMLEDVPNLFWCVGYTNASWTLRADMTARAAAKLLAHMDSHGYTHAYPHRDADPMAEKPSWDIKAGYVLRSLHALPKSGTKRPWNVRQNYFADAIDYRFDRIEEAMVFGFPKVKSRQYAKPHARG, from the coding sequence GTGACTTCCCAGGGAGCCGACGCCGACTACGTCGACGTGGTTATCGTCGGCGCCGGCATCTCCGGCCTCGATGCGGCCTATCGACTCACCGAGCGTAACCCGCACCTGACCTACACCATCGTGGAGCGGCGCGCGCGGATCGGCGGTACCTGGGATTTGTTCCGGTATCCCGGTGTGCGCTCCGACAGCAGTATCTTCACGCTGTCCTTTCCGTTCGAGCCGTGGACCCGCAGGGAAGCCGTCGCCGACGGTGCCCACATCCGCGAGTACCTGACCGCCACCGCGCGCAAGTACGGCATCGATCGCCACATCAGGTTCAACAGCTCCGTGTGCGCAGCGAACTGGGATTCGGCCACCGACACCTGGACGATCACCGTCGACGACTGCGGCAGACAGCAGCGTTTGTGCAGCCGGTTCGTGTTCTTCGGCAGCGGCTACTACGACTATGACGAGGGCTACACCCCTGATTTCCCCGGCATCGAGCAGTTCGGCGGCGCCGTCGTGCATCCGCAGCACTGGCCGGACGAGTTGGACTACACCGGCAAAAAGATGGTGGTAATCGGCAGCGGCGCCACCGCGGTCACGCTAATCCCCTCGCTCACCGACCGCGCCGAAAAGGTGACCATGCTGCAACGCTCACCGACCTACCTGATGTCGGCGTCCAAATACAGCAAGTTCGCCTTTGTCTCTCGTAAAATGTTGCCCCGCAGAGCTTCCCATTCGATCATCCGGATGTACAACGCGTTACAAGAGGCGGTGCTGTGGTTCATCTCCCGCAAAACGCCGGCGGTGGTGAAGTGGATAGCACGACGCACGGCGGTCAACAACCTGCCCGACGGCTACGACGTCGACACGCACTTCAAGCCGCGGTACCAACCGTGGGATCAGCGGATGTGCCTGATCCCCGACGCCGACCTCTACCTCGCCATCGCTGCGGGCCGCGTGGAGGTAGTCACCGATCACATCGACCATTTCGACACCACCGGTATCGCACTGCAGTCCGGCGGGCATCTCGACGCCGACATCATCATCACCGCCACTGGGCTGCAGTTGCAGGCGTTTGGCGGCGCCGCGATCAGCCTGGACGGCATCAAGATCAATCCCTGTGACCGCTTCGTCTACAAGGCTCACATGCTCGAAGATGTGCCCAACCTGTTCTGGTGTGTGGGCTACACGAACGCGTCCTGGACGCTACGCGCCGACATGACAGCCCGAGCCGCAGCAAAACTCTTGGCGCACATGGATTCTCACGGCTACACTCACGCCTACCCACACCGAGATGCCGATCCCATGGCCGAAAAGCCGTCCTGGGACATTAAGGCCGGCTACGTACTGCGATCGCTGCACGCGCTGCCCAAGTCAGGCACGAAACGGCCGTGGAATGTCCGGCAGAACTACTTCGCCGACGCCATCGATTACCGATTCGACCGCATCGAGGAGGCGATGGTGTTCGGCTTCCCAAAGGTCAAGAGTCGGCAATACGCTAAACCCCATGCCCGTGGCTGA
- a CDS encoding NAD(P)H-dependent glycerol-3-phosphate dehydrogenase: protein MPVAEQREPKVVVFGGGSWGTTVASICARRGPTLQWVRSEVTAKDINEQHRNSRYLGNDVVLSDTLRATTDFAEAARCADVVVMGVPSHGFRGVLTELAKELRPWVPVVSLVKGLEQGTNMRMSQIVEEVLPGHPAGILAGPNIAREVAEGYAAAAVLAMPDQHLATRLAALFRTRRFRVYTTDDVIGVEVAGALKNVFAIAVGMGYSLGIGENTRALVIARALREMTKLGVALGGRSETFPGLAGLGDLIVTCTSQRSRNRHVGEQLGAGKPIDEIIASMNQVAEGVKAASVVMEFATEFGLSMPIAREVDAVINHASTVEQAYSGLIAEIPGHEVHGSGF, encoded by the coding sequence ATGCCCGTGGCTGAGCAGCGCGAACCCAAAGTCGTTGTCTTCGGTGGCGGCTCGTGGGGCACCACCGTGGCGTCAATCTGCGCGCGCCGCGGACCGACGCTGCAATGGGTGCGCTCGGAGGTGACGGCCAAGGACATCAACGAGCAGCACCGCAACAGCCGCTACCTCGGAAACGACGTCGTCCTGAGCGACACCCTGCGCGCCACCACCGACTTCGCGGAGGCCGCCCGCTGCGCCGACGTCGTCGTCATGGGCGTGCCCTCACATGGTTTCCGAGGCGTACTCACCGAACTAGCCAAGGAACTGCGGCCGTGGGTGCCGGTGGTGTCGCTGGTCAAAGGGCTCGAGCAGGGCACCAACATGCGAATGTCACAGATCGTCGAGGAGGTACTGCCCGGCCATCCGGCGGGAATCCTGGCCGGACCGAACATCGCCCGCGAGGTGGCCGAGGGGTACGCCGCCGCGGCGGTCCTGGCGATGCCCGACCAACATCTGGCGACCCGGCTGGCGGCGTTGTTCCGGACCCGGCGCTTCCGCGTCTATACGACCGACGACGTCATCGGCGTCGAGGTGGCGGGCGCGCTGAAGAACGTCTTCGCCATCGCCGTCGGGATGGGTTACTCACTGGGCATCGGGGAAAACACCCGCGCGCTGGTGATCGCCCGCGCGCTGCGCGAGATGACGAAGCTAGGCGTGGCCTTGGGCGGGCGCAGCGAAACCTTTCCCGGCCTGGCCGGTCTGGGTGACCTCATCGTCACCTGCACCAGTCAGCGCAGCCGCAACCGCCACGTCGGTGAACAACTGGGCGCGGGCAAGCCGATCGACGAGATCATCGCCTCGATGAACCAAGTCGCCGAGGGAGTCAAGGCCGCCAGCGTGGTCATGGAGTTCGCCACAGAGTTCGGGCTCAGCATGCCGATCGCCCGCGAAGTCGACGCGGTGATCAACCACGCCTCGACCGTCGAGCAAGCCTATAGCGGCCTGATCGCCGAGATCCCCGGCCACGAGGTGCACGGCTCAGGGTTCTAA
- a CDS encoding LysR family transcriptional regulator ArgP, whose protein sequence is MTQLLDDDQLAAFAAVIELGSFDAAAERLHITPSAVSQRVKVLEQRVGRVLVVRKKPCVATAAGIPLLRLAAQTAMLESEALSQLRDDSTRTRVALAVNADSMATWFPQVFAGLEDVLFDIRIEDQDHSAQLLREGVVMGAVTTERAPVSGCRVQPLGAMRYVPVASASYIKRHLPNGFTAHAASVAPSLAWNRNDALQDMLVRKAFRRAISRPIHFVPTTEGMAAAARAGLGWGMFPDKLAAPELAAGSFVPISGLHLDVPLFWQCWKLESPIVTTITDAVLAAATDLRRRST, encoded by the coding sequence GTGACGCAGCTGTTGGATGACGACCAGCTGGCCGCCTTCGCAGCCGTGATCGAACTGGGCAGCTTTGATGCTGCGGCCGAACGGTTGCACATCACCCCGTCAGCTGTCAGCCAGCGGGTTAAGGTGCTTGAGCAGCGGGTAGGGCGGGTGCTGGTGGTAAGAAAAAAGCCGTGCGTGGCGACGGCGGCCGGCATCCCGCTGCTGCGACTTGCGGCACAGACCGCGATGCTTGAATCCGAGGCCCTCAGCCAGCTGCGGGACGATTCGACGCGCACTCGCGTTGCATTGGCCGTGAACGCCGACTCGATGGCGACTTGGTTTCCCCAGGTCTTCGCCGGGCTGGAGGATGTCTTGTTCGACATCCGCATTGAGGACCAGGACCATTCGGCGCAGTTGTTACGTGAGGGGGTCGTGATGGGTGCGGTCACCACCGAACGCGCTCCGGTGTCAGGTTGTCGAGTGCAGCCCTTGGGGGCCATGCGTTATGTGCCGGTCGCCAGCGCGTCCTACATCAAACGCCATCTACCCAATGGCTTCACCGCGCACGCGGCATCGGTGGCGCCGTCATTGGCCTGGAACCGCAATGACGCGCTGCAGGATATGCTGGTGCGCAAGGCATTTCGCCGCGCAATCAGCCGCCCGATACATTTTGTGCCGACCACAGAAGGAATGGCTGCAGCGGCGCGGGCAGGGCTTGGCTGGGGCATGTTTCCCGACAAACTCGCGGCACCTGAGCTGGCCGCCGGATCGTTCGTTCCGATCAGCGGCCTTCATTTGGATGTACCGCTGTTCTGGCAGTGCTGGAAGTTGGAGAGCCCAATCGTGACGACCATTACCGACGCGGTCCTAGCCGCCGCCACGGACCTCCGCCGTCGATCAACATAA
- a CDS encoding helix-turn-helix transcriptional regulator has product MSEIDQRADVPSPLDGSDGRTASLLPGTITLLLVAAQSNTDRLEGMRPEETGTAITELRSAVSEAATAHGGLRTVEQGEGDTVTVAFSRASDAVACALDLQRVPHPPLQLRIGLDTGEITSRGNTNCMPPTMARATRLLDLAHPGQTLLSTTTGDLAIDQLPADTWLIDLGSHQLPDLPRPIGVMQLCHRNFRNEFPALNLLEAVAGQDLPVPLTTFVGRAAQLDEVQELVIGNRLVTLYGAGGVGKTRLALQVAAQITSEFSDGLWYVDLGSISDPDLVPMSIMSAVGLADQPDYATQETLIRFVGDRRMLIVLDTCEHLLDVCGELVLALLGACPALTFLATSREPIRVTGEVTWRVSALSLAEAIELFTDRAGLVLPGFSITDADTQVVRNICRRLDSMPLAIELAAARVATLSLAEITKGLDDRFRLLNSGARTTVPRQQTLRASMDWSHALLTETQRTLFRRLATFPGTFDLTAAEAVAGYGDLKPHQVLDQLTLLVNKSLVVVEGSRGRTRYRLLESVRQYAAERLTESSDATAVHTRHRDHYALLADLLDASGHRDHQELIERAETELDNLNAALAWTHNAGDIAGALQLASSLQPIWFGRGHMHQGVAWFNALLEDENIHHQVVSAGVLARALADKVMLDAVLSSRVTVDDITARAQQALAIARDIGDPVVLARALTACGFSSGYNVGVARPYFDEAIELAQALNDKWTLSQILYWELLGAYISGDPVALRTAAETAQDLAKAIGDRFVARQCLLWFSVAKLWQGDLTEAIAQSRKVTAEAEAAGDVITRIAGLYTQARALAHRDAKRAQAAACMIVQVATEFELSPIYRRIGYAAMNCAALGAGDIALAVPDSELVPPSLSAQQDLVPTQHDLIAQAALARGDVLVARRIADEAVLVSQGWHLMVALTTRARVAIAQAELEQARNDLHTALACGADIQAYFGMPDCIELLAGLIGETSSHEATRLFGAASALRRRTGEVRFKTWNAAYEAAVAALRDAMGDEDFNSAWAEGAALPIKEAIVYAQRGRGKRKRPASGWESLTPAERNVVQLVSEGLSNKDIAKRLFVSVRTVHTHLTHIYTRLGINSRVQLVQEAMRHT; this is encoded by the coding sequence GTGAGCGAGATTGACCAGCGCGCCGATGTGCCATCACCGTTGGACGGGAGCGATGGCAGGACTGCGTCGTTGCTGCCCGGCACCATAACGTTGCTTTTGGTGGCCGCCCAATCCAACACGGACCGGTTGGAGGGCATGCGACCGGAGGAGACGGGTACGGCAATTACGGAGCTGAGATCCGCGGTGTCAGAAGCCGCCACAGCCCATGGCGGGTTGCGCACAGTGGAACAAGGCGAGGGCGACACCGTTACCGTGGCGTTCAGTCGCGCAAGTGATGCTGTTGCGTGCGCCCTGGATCTGCAGCGCGTCCCGCATCCGCCGTTGCAACTGCGTATCGGTCTTGACACCGGTGAGATAACGTCTCGCGGGAATACCAACTGCATGCCGCCCACCATGGCCCGGGCTACGCGGCTGTTGGATCTGGCACATCCGGGTCAGACGTTATTGTCAACTACAACAGGTGATCTGGCTATCGACCAGCTCCCGGCCGATACCTGGTTGATTGACCTCGGCAGCCATCAACTGCCGGATCTACCTCGGCCTATCGGTGTCATGCAGCTGTGTCACCGCAACTTTCGCAATGAGTTTCCTGCCCTGAATCTGTTGGAAGCTGTTGCTGGCCAAGATCTTCCAGTACCGCTCACCACTTTTGTGGGCCGAGCCGCGCAGCTGGACGAAGTGCAAGAGCTCGTGATCGGAAATCGGCTGGTGACGCTGTACGGTGCGGGCGGGGTGGGCAAAACGCGCCTTGCGCTACAGGTGGCCGCTCAAATTACCAGCGAATTTAGTGACGGACTGTGGTACGTCGATCTAGGTTCGATCTCTGATCCCGACCTCGTGCCCATGTCGATAATGAGCGCAGTAGGCCTTGCCGATCAACCGGACTACGCAACACAGGAGACCCTGATCCGTTTCGTCGGCGACCGGCGCATGCTGATTGTGCTGGACACCTGCGAACATCTTCTCGATGTGTGCGGGGAGCTAGTGCTTGCGCTGCTGGGCGCCTGTCCCGCGTTGACGTTCTTAGCGACCAGCCGCGAGCCGATCAGGGTGACCGGCGAAGTCACGTGGCGGGTCTCGGCCTTGTCGCTGGCCGAAGCGATCGAGTTGTTCACCGACCGTGCTGGCCTGGTGTTGCCCGGATTCAGCATTACCGATGCTGACACCCAAGTCGTACGGAACATCTGCCGACGCCTCGACAGCATGCCATTGGCGATCGAACTCGCCGCGGCGCGGGTGGCTACGTTGTCGCTAGCCGAGATTACCAAGGGTTTGGACGATCGGTTTCGATTGCTGAACAGCGGTGCACGGACCACGGTGCCACGTCAGCAAACCCTGCGCGCATCAATGGATTGGTCGCATGCGCTGCTGACCGAAACCCAACGGACCCTGTTTCGCCGACTAGCGACATTTCCGGGCACGTTCGACCTCACGGCAGCCGAGGCGGTGGCCGGCTACGGTGACCTCAAGCCTCATCAGGTTCTCGATCAGCTGACGCTGTTGGTGAACAAGTCGCTGGTGGTGGTCGAAGGCAGTCGGGGTCGTACCCGATATAGGTTGCTGGAATCGGTTCGCCAGTACGCGGCAGAAAGGCTCACCGAGTCCAGCGACGCCACCGCCGTACACACACGTCATCGTGATCACTACGCGTTGTTGGCTGATCTGCTGGACGCTTCGGGACACCGTGACCACCAGGAGCTGATCGAGCGAGCCGAAACTGAACTCGATAATCTGAATGCCGCGCTTGCGTGGACCCACAACGCGGGCGATATCGCCGGCGCACTACAACTAGCGTCCTCGTTGCAACCGATCTGGTTTGGACGAGGGCACATGCATCAGGGGGTGGCCTGGTTCAACGCCCTCTTAGAAGACGAAAATATCCATCACCAAGTGGTATCTGCAGGGGTTTTGGCACGCGCGCTCGCCGACAAGGTCATGTTAGATGCAGTGCTCAGCAGCAGAGTGACCGTCGACGACATCACCGCTCGAGCTCAACAGGCCTTGGCTATTGCCCGCGATATAGGCGACCCTGTCGTCTTGGCTCGGGCGCTTACTGCCTGCGGCTTCAGCAGTGGTTACAACGTTGGAGTCGCCCGACCTTACTTTGACGAGGCGATCGAGCTAGCGCAGGCGTTAAACGATAAGTGGACGCTGAGTCAAATCCTTTATTGGGAGCTCCTCGGGGCCTACATATCGGGCGACCCGGTTGCGTTGCGCACAGCCGCTGAGACGGCGCAGGACCTGGCGAAAGCCATCGGAGACCGATTCGTTGCCCGTCAGTGCCTGTTGTGGTTCAGCGTCGCAAAGCTATGGCAGGGCGATCTCACCGAGGCAATCGCGCAATCGCGCAAGGTTACGGCCGAGGCTGAAGCGGCTGGCGATGTGATTACTCGAATAGCGGGTCTTTACACACAAGCGCGAGCGTTGGCGCACCGGGATGCCAAGAGGGCACAAGCCGCGGCCTGCATGATCGTCCAAGTCGCAACGGAGTTCGAGTTAAGTCCGATCTACCGAAGAATAGGTTATGCGGCCATGAATTGCGCGGCTTTGGGCGCAGGCGACATCGCCTTGGCCGTCCCTGACAGTGAGCTAGTGCCGCCGAGCCTTAGTGCCCAGCAAGATCTGGTGCCGACACAACATGACCTCATCGCGCAGGCAGCTCTGGCACGAGGTGATGTGTTGGTGGCACGGCGCATCGCCGACGAAGCCGTCCTCGTCAGCCAGGGCTGGCACCTCATGGTGGCTTTGACAACGCGTGCGCGCGTTGCGATCGCGCAGGCTGAACTCGAACAGGCACGAAATGACCTTCATACAGCGCTGGCCTGCGGTGCCGACATTCAAGCGTATTTTGGCATGCCCGACTGCATAGAACTCCTGGCCGGCCTGATCGGCGAGACCAGCAGTCACGAAGCCACGCGCCTTTTCGGCGCGGCATCCGCGCTGCGCCGCCGGACAGGTGAGGTCCGCTTCAAAACATGGAACGCCGCGTACGAGGCCGCGGTGGCGGCACTTCGTGACGCAATGGGCGACGAAGATTTCAATTCCGCCTGGGCCGAGGGCGCGGCCTTACCCATCAAAGAAGCGATTGTCTACGCGCAACGCGGACGCGGAAAACGTAAACGACCAGCCAGCGGCTGGGAATCATTGACCCCAGCCGAACGCAATGTGGTGCAGCTGGTTAGCGAGGGGCTATCAAACAAAGACATCGCAAAACGGCTTTTCGTCTCCGTGCGCACGGTGCATACCCACCTCACCCACATCTACACCAGACTAGGTATCAACTCCCGCGTACAACTCGTCCAAGAAGCAATGCGTCACACCTAG
- a CDS encoding SulP family inorganic anion transporter, whose product MRSVIRHELRSVIRYDLPASLVVFLVALPLSLGIAIASDAPVLAGLIAAIVGGIVAGAVGGSPLQVSGPAAGLTVVVAELISDFGWAVTCLITLAAGALQVLLGLSRVARAALAISPVVVHAMLAGIGITIALQQAHVLLGGKSKSTAWHNAIGLPGQILGAHRPGVILGVLVIAILIAWRWVPARVARIPGPLVAIVGVTLVSVIFPFHVSRVKVDGSPLDALQLPALPDGNWGAVALGVITVALIASVESLLSAVSVDRMHSGARTDFNRELIGQGAANMVSGAIGGLPITGVIVRSSTNVIAGAKTRASAIMHGLWILLFTIPFAGLVNQIPSAALAGLLIVVGIQLLKPAHIETALRNGDLAVYLVTAVCVVFLNLLHGVMIGLAVAIALTGWRVIRAKVEAQPVGDEWHVLVAGACTFLALPRLTRVLASIPPRTRVTVDISVNYLDHAAHQAIHDWQRQHHATGGTVQINGMLETGHLARRTVSGLIGPERPEAAA is encoded by the coding sequence TTGCGATCCGTTATCCGGCATGAATTGCGATCCGTTATCCGGTATGACCTGCCCGCGTCACTCGTGGTGTTCCTGGTGGCGCTCCCGTTGTCGCTGGGCATCGCGATCGCCTCGGACGCACCGGTGCTCGCCGGTCTGATCGCCGCCATCGTCGGCGGGATCGTCGCCGGAGCCGTGGGTGGATCACCGCTGCAGGTCAGCGGTCCTGCGGCCGGGCTGACGGTCGTCGTAGCCGAGCTGATCTCCGACTTCGGTTGGGCAGTAACCTGTTTAATCACCTTGGCCGCGGGTGCTCTGCAAGTGCTGCTGGGGCTTAGCCGCGTTGCGCGAGCCGCACTGGCGATCTCGCCCGTCGTCGTGCACGCCATGTTGGCCGGCATCGGCATCACCATCGCACTTCAACAGGCCCACGTGCTGCTCGGCGGAAAGTCGAAAAGCACCGCTTGGCACAACGCCATTGGCTTGCCAGGTCAGATCCTGGGCGCGCACCGGCCCGGGGTCATTCTTGGCGTACTCGTGATCGCCATCCTGATCGCCTGGCGGTGGGTTCCGGCCCGAGTGGCCCGGATCCCCGGCCCGCTGGTCGCCATCGTGGGGGTGACGCTGGTCTCGGTGATATTCCCGTTCCACGTGTCCCGAGTCAAGGTCGACGGGTCACCGTTGGATGCCTTGCAGCTGCCGGCGCTTCCCGACGGTAACTGGGGTGCCGTGGCGTTAGGCGTGATCACGGTCGCGCTCATCGCCAGCGTCGAGAGCCTGCTGTCGGCGGTGTCAGTCGACAGGATGCACAGCGGGGCACGCACCGACTTCAACCGCGAGCTGATCGGACAGGGCGCTGCCAACATGGTGTCCGGGGCGATCGGCGGGCTTCCCATCACCGGGGTAATCGTGCGCAGCTCAACCAATGTCATTGCGGGCGCGAAAACCCGCGCCTCGGCGATCATGCACGGACTTTGGATCCTGCTCTTCACAATTCCGTTTGCGGGGCTGGTCAACCAGATCCCGTCCGCAGCGCTTGCCGGACTACTCATCGTCGTCGGAATTCAGCTGCTGAAGCCAGCTCATATCGAAACCGCCCTGCGGAACGGGGATCTCGCCGTCTACCTGGTGACCGCCGTCTGTGTGGTGTTTCTCAATCTCTTGCACGGCGTAATGATCGGACTCGCCGTCGCCATCGCGTTGACCGGATGGCGGGTGATCCGAGCCAAGGTCGAGGCCCAGCCCGTTGGTGACGAGTGGCACGTCCTGGTCGCGGGAGCGTGCACCTTCCTGGCGTTGCCCCGGCTCACCCGGGTGCTAGCTTCTATCCCTCCCCGCACGCGGGTCACGGTCGACATTTCAGTCAACTACCTCGACCACGCCGCGCATCAGGCGATTCACGACTGGCAGCGACAGCATCACGCCACCGGCGGGACGGTTCAGATCAACGGCATGCTCGAGACGGGTCACCTGGCTCGCCGCACCGTGAGTGGCCTAATCGGACCCGAACGGCCAGAGGCCGCTGCGTAG
- a CDS encoding FAD-binding domain, translating into MRIAISGAGVAGAALAHWLHRTGHTPTLIEQAPKFRTGGYMIDFWGVGYQVAKRMGIEDPIRTAGYQIESLRSVGRGGETKTDLSVNIFRGMIGDDFTSLPRGDLAAAIYATIEDQVETVFGDSIATIDEQADGVRLTFDNGAPRDFDLVIGADGLHSNVRRLSFGPEETFEHYLGCKVAACVVDGYRPRDELMYVTYNTPGKQVGRFSLRDDRTMFLFIFRAEHDGAGAAPKDQLRNQFGDVGWECPDILAALADVDELYVDVVSQIRMGRWSRDRVLLIGDAAACISLLGGEGTGLAMTEAYVLAGELVRAGGDYRRAFDAYEACLRPFIETKQAAATRFISFFATRTRLGLRFRNVALRTMNFRPLAHLFAGSVRDDFELPAYGI; encoded by the coding sequence ATGAGAATCGCAATCAGCGGTGCCGGGGTGGCAGGCGCTGCGCTCGCCCACTGGCTTCATCGCACCGGCCACACCCCAACACTGATCGAGCAGGCGCCGAAATTCCGCACCGGCGGCTACATGATCGACTTCTGGGGCGTCGGCTACCAAGTGGCCAAACGCATGGGCATTGAGGACCCGATCCGCACCGCCGGCTACCAGATTGAAAGCTTGCGCTCGGTGGGCCGGGGCGGCGAGACCAAAACGGACCTGAGCGTCAACATCTTTCGCGGCATGATCGGCGACGACTTTACTAGCCTGCCCCGCGGCGACCTGGCCGCCGCGATCTACGCCACCATCGAAGACCAGGTCGAAACGGTCTTCGGCGACAGCATTGCCACCATCGACGAGCAGGCTGATGGTGTCCGCCTGACCTTCGATAACGGCGCGCCGCGCGATTTCGACCTGGTTATTGGCGCCGATGGTCTGCACTCGAATGTGCGGCGTCTCAGCTTCGGGCCAGAGGAGACCTTCGAGCATTACCTTGGCTGCAAGGTCGCGGCCTGCGTGGTCGATGGCTACCGCCCACGCGATGAATTGATGTACGTCACCTACAACACGCCCGGCAAACAGGTGGGGCGATTCTCGCTGCGCGATGACCGCACCATGTTCTTGTTCATCTTCCGCGCCGAGCACGACGGCGCCGGCGCGGCACCAAAAGACCAGTTGCGCAACCAGTTCGGTGACGTCGGCTGGGAATGCCCGGATATCCTCGCGGCCCTCGCTGATGTCGACGAGCTGTACGTCGACGTCGTCAGCCAGATCCGCATGGGTCGCTGGTCACGCGACCGGGTGCTACTGATCGGTGATGCAGCGGCTTGCATTTCGCTGCTTGGTGGCGAGGGCACCGGCCTGGCGATGACCGAAGCTTATGTGCTGGCCGGCGAACTGGTGCGCGCCGGCGGCGATTACCGCCGTGCTTTCGATGCCTACGAGGCATGCCTGCGTCCCTTTATCGAAACCAAGCAAGCCGCAGCGACGAGGTTTATCTCGTTCTTCGCCACGCGAACCAGACTCGGGCTGCGGTTCCGCAACGTGGCACTGCGCACGATGAACTTCAGGCCGCTGGCCCACCTGTTCGCCGGCAGCGTGCGCGACGACTTCGAGTTGCCCGCGTACGGCATCTAA
- a CDS encoding YajQ family cyclic di-GMP-binding protein, which yields MADSSFDIVSKIDRQEVDNALNQAAKELATRFDFRGTDTKIAWKGDEAVELTSSTEERVKAAVDVFKEKLIRRDISMKAFDAGEPQASGKTYKVTGTLKQGIDSGNAKKITKLIRDEGPKAVKTQIQGDEVRVTSKSRDDLQAVIAMLKNADLDVALQFVNYR from the coding sequence ATGGCGGACTCATCGTTCGACATCGTCAGCAAGATCGACCGACAGGAAGTCGACAACGCGCTCAATCAGGCTGCCAAGGAGCTAGCGACGCGTTTTGACTTCCGCGGCACCGACACCAAGATCGCGTGGAAGGGCGACGAGGCCGTCGAGCTGACGTCGTCCACCGAGGAGCGGGTCAAGGCCGCCGTGGATGTTTTCAAGGAAAAACTGATCCGCCGCGACATTTCGATGAAGGCCTTCGACGCCGGCGAGCCACAGGCCTCCGGCAAGACGTACAAGGTCACCGGCACCCTCAAGCAAGGCATCGACAGCGGGAACGCCAAGAAGATCACCAAGCTCATCCGCGACGAGGGGCCCAAGGCCGTCAAGACCCAGATTCAGGGCGACGAGGTCCGCGTCACCAGCAAAAGTCGCGACGACCTGCAGGCCGTTATCGCGATGCTGAAGAACGCCGACTTGGACGTCGCACTACAGTTCGTCAACTACCGATAG